The Stigmatella aurantiaca DW4/3-1 genome contains the following window.
GGTCGCGTCCTGGCAGGACCAGCTGCCCCCGGGCAGCGCCGTGCGGGTGGTGGCCTTCTCTGGCATCCGCCTGGAGGCCTCCACCTTTCCGGAGGATCAGGGAGACAAGGCCGCCCCGCGCCGGCTGTCCCGCGAGGAGAAGCCTCTCTACGACCGGGGGCAGCGGCTGCGCGCCGCCGTGGAGACCAACCGGGAGGAGAGCAGCGCCCGCAAGCAGGAGATGGAGGCCGAGACCCTGCCGGGAGGCGGACGGCTGATCTCCGCGCCGGTGGAGGTGAACGGCAGCGTGGTGGGGATGGTGGAGCTGGCCACGCCGCCACTGCCCAAGGTGGAGCGTCCGGGAGCCATGCCCGCGATGCTCGCCTTCCTGCTGCCGCTCCTCGCCGTGGTGGCCATGGGCTTTGCCCCACTGCGCCGCCAGTGGCAGCTCACCGCCGTGGCGGCCGTGGCGTTCCTCGTGGGCCTGGGCGCCTACGCCGCCCACTCGCTGGCGTCGCTGGAAGGGGGGGTGCGTGGCTCCCAAGAGGCGGTGGCCGAGCAGCTCAAGGCCATGTCCGAGCGCGCCCGGACGGTGATGGAGGCGCAGAACTTCCCGGCCGAGCCCCCTCTCGCCCCGGGCACCTGGGACGCGGATCTGTGGCGCCGGCCGCTCGGGATGCTCACCGTCCAGGGCACGGTGAATGAGGCCGTGCTTCAGGAGCGCGTGGAGCGGCAGCGCGGCGAGGCGCGAAACGCCTTTCTGGGGTTGGGGGCGGTGGGGCTGGCCCTGGTGCTGCTCATCGGGCTCGGGGGCGTGCACCAGTTCGCCAGCACCGTGAAGGAGCACCGCCAGGCGTACCTGTTCATCCTGCCGGCCATGGCGGGGATGGGGGTGCTCATCTTCTTCCCCTTCCTGTACGGCATCACGCTCTCCTTCACGGACGCCAACCTCTACAACAGCAGCCAGGCGCTGCCGGACATCTGGATTGGCCTGCGCAACTATCAGGAGATCCTCGGGGACTTCTCCGTCGCCCACCGCGCGGAGAACGGCCAGTGGGTGTTCAACTACCTGAACTTCTACTGGACGTTGATGTTCACGGTGGTGTGGACCATCACCAACGTCACCATCGGCGTGACGGTGGGCCTGACGCTGGCGCTCATCCTCAACACGCCCAAGCTGGCCCTGC
Protein-coding sequences here:
- a CDS encoding carbohydrate ABC transporter permease, which translates into the protein MNTAAPQGGPPERLPPSPAFPHAVGPDLNPPEKTSPGLRRPRVLVGLALALGLGLFVAHGLLARAREDASLEQVQRRALISLHALAELVQRAGGSGDGVRAVVASWQDQLPPGSAVRVVAFSGIRLEASTFPEDQGDKAAPRRLSREEKPLYDRGQRLRAAVETNREESSARKQEMEAETLPGGGRLISAPVEVNGSVVGMVELATPPLPKVERPGAMPAMLAFLLPLLAVVAMGFAPLRRQWQLTAVAAVAFLVGLGAYAAHSLASLEGGVRGSQEAVAEQLKAMSERARTVMEAQNFPAEPPLAPGTWDADLWRRPLGMLTVQGTVNEAVLQERVERQRGEARNAFLGLGAVGLALVLLIGLGGVHQFASTVKEHRQAYLFILPAMAGMGVLIFFPFLYGITLSFTDANLYNSSQALPDIWIGLRNYQEILGDFSVAHRAENGQWVFNYLNFYWTLMFTVVWTITNVTIGVTVGLTLALILNTPKLALRPVYRVLLILPWAMPNYITALIWKGMFHQQFGVVNHVIRLFGGQGLSWFESPFTSFFTALATNGWLSFPFMMVVSLGALQSIPAELYEAARVDGASRWEQFRAITLPSLKPALMPAVILSVVWTFNMFNIIFLVTEGEPGNSTEILVTQAYKYAFQRYRHGYAAAYSTVIFGILLLYSLVQNRITRATEAT